The Carassius carassius chromosome 28, fCarCar2.1, whole genome shotgun sequence region TGagatgttattttaattgtatttattggtTGTTTTCAGAGTGATTCTAAGGATAAAGATAAGCACAAAGAACACAAAGGAAAAGAACATAAAGACAaagacaagaagaagaagaaagacaaGGATCACAAGAAGAAGGACGGTCACAAGTCTTCGTCTTCCAGCGATTCggtaaccgtttttttttttttttttttacatcattttaatGCACGTACTGTATTAATGCACAGGTACAGTTTGAAGGTATTAATATGAGCAAAGTATAAACCGGGAATGAGTTATATTGCATTTATTAGTATTAATTATGTATGTGAAGCCAGCAGATAGACACAATGACCACAGGCAGCAGGGTTGGGCTCCATAAAGGCTGTGATAGTGGTGTCTGGTAAAACCAGTTGATCTGGAGGTGTGGTCCAGCTGAACGGCTGAAATAGAGACTTCACTCCTCGGGGTCTCCTGGAAAGTTTAACTGTGATTTCTTCCCGTCCCACGCAGCATTCCTGCAGTTAGACCTCACTTAGCACACGTTTAGAGACACCCGGAATTCTGGAACTTAACCAAAATAACCGCTTTATTTAGACACCGATAAGATCTTTGTATAAACAAACCAAACAATACGCTAGAACCTTGTTATAAGCAAAACAATAACCTGTTTAGTGAGGACAGATTACCTTAGTATCACCTACACTTCTACAGGGAAAGTAGTTCAAAGAGAATTGATTAAAAGTTACCTGATACATTGGTATTTTAAATAACAATGTATCAACTATAAAAATAGGctatactataaatatatataatttaaaaaaagattagaaaaaacagtaatttaatacactaaaataaattacatatatatatatatgtgtatatatgtattataattttcattttaacaaactaatgaaattataaaaaaactaaaatttaaattacatttaaatatttggtgtgtgtgtgtgttagtgtgtgtgtgtgtatatgcatgcactcacacatactgtatacacacacacacatatatttgtattattcaaaaattgcatacacacacacatagatagatagataattgatCCTACTAGTCTTATGTTAACATGCATAACAGATTTTTTATTAATACGCTTTAGAAACCATGTGCATTTCAGTATGTTTTCACCCATAGACATTCATAATAAGTGTATttactgtaaacatgttttttttcattaaatgtgtATTACTTGCAACACTATTGTGAAATCTGCGCAGCAGTGCTAGAGATGCAGAATGAATGTTAATGTGGCAGCGGAGGGGTTTCGTGATGGGTGCAGTGTTTGATCTTTCATTCTGCGTGGTGTTCAGGATCATTTGTAGACGACTCGCGGCGAGAGATACAGCAGAGCGTGAGCTGGTGATAAAAGCACATATCTATCACACGGTGTCTGCAATGGAATGAAATGTGCACTTTAAGAGTCTCTCGGAGGCGATAACCGCCTCACATGGCCCTTATATTCTTATAAAAATCTGAAGGTTaatgtttgtctttctctctgtttattgTAGGACTAATGCAAGACTGAAGATTCATCTGATACCTCCAATATCATAATGTAAAATCTTTATTAAAGGATTTTTGTAGATGTATACGTGCAATATTATGTAATGCAGGGGTGAATATTAAATCTTTTGAAGTTTTCATGAAGTTTTTGAGCTGTAATTATAAACTTCCACAAGGTGGCGCTACTTGCATGCCAAATCCTGAGTGAAGCACTGGAATAAAGAAACTTATCAGCTATTGTGTGTGGAATTGTTTTCTGGTTTAATATATTCTGAAGTTTGAAATaacttttcattcattattttatctGATATTAACTTTCAATGGTTGCTGGTTAGTGAGCtgttattgttttgttaaatCTAGCCCAGTTTGTTGTACAAATGTAGGCCATGTTTGATTAATTTATGAGTGTAATATTCAAACTTAAAGCATTTAGCACAAATTAATTGCTATATGTTctgaaaataaaactttatctAGTAACTTAGTTCATTAGAAATCGGTTAAAGTGTGTTCGGTTATCCCACATCCTCTGATTTGCACCAGGAAAATGGAAAAAATCAGTTGTCAACATGACAATATCTTTGTCTAAACAGCACGCTTATGCAAATGCATGGCTGATTTTGAAGCTTTCAGCACAGATCTGTCTTGTTTGAGCACGATTTGTTTGCTTATTCATCTATGTTTGAGCATGGCACAGATAATTCATCTGAACAGCAGGGATGAAACGCGGCTGCTTCCAAACTCAGTTTTGGACGTACTTTGCTGGGCTGAAGACAACTGTATGCCAGAGATAAGAGAACAGGACGATTGTCGCCCAGAGGCGGAAGAGAGGGATATTTCTCTCTGTCCGTCAGACTGAAACAgtctttctctcttattctgtgCCAAATGCCTGCAGGATAAATGCAAAGCActgggttgcttttttttttccagccacACCCTGTCAATCTTTCACATGCATATTTCATCAAACACACTGAAGATGCTGAAAGTTTAATTGGGGGAAAAGTTGGCTTGTTTCGGTGGTTGGAGATGTTCAGTGCGGTCGAGGTCAGAGATCTGAACATCAGAATCTCAGCAGCATCTGCTGCTCTGCACATTTCTTACAGAAGATGGATGTACATGCAGGGAAGTTTTTCTCAGGTGTGTGAGGGGTTATTTAGCTTTACTTTAAGGACTAGTTGGTCCCAGAAGTAACTAAATCAAGCAAGTCAGGTTAAATTACAGTATGtaatgggattttttttaattgcacttaaaataaatgatgttccTGTGTTCATTAAGGGTTAATAGTCATTATTATATTACaagttatgtgtgtgtgagtgaacggAGTaccaaatttgtgaaaattaaatttaacatgaataaataataaatattttaaatatataataaataattacttttagtgaatgaaattttttttaatggattactttgttttactttgttttatttctgtatttaatcacttttattttgtggtttttttttactataattttattcttttaatatttttatatttatttatacattaatttattgttatatttatttatttatgcacacGTATGtctttttattagttatttttagtacttatttttccttttattataaaaaggttatatatatttttattctttatttttaaatgtatttatgcattcatttattgttacatttatttattcccacatctccatatttatttatttatacattattttataagaCAAATGAAATGCTATTTCAAGATAGCTACAGTACTGTGTGTTTGGCTTGTTCTGTATCATAAATGTCAGATGGATGATAGACAGGTGTTTTATTGATTCTATCTCTAAACAGGTTTATTGATCAGTTAATGTATTGATTTGATCTTTGACAGCCTAATTGAGAGCTCAGAGTGTAATAATTGTACAATACTGAacactataataaatataatgcagCTACAGGCATAAAAAGATAATTTATCTTCTCACACGTAAAAAGCTTGTTAAAATAGACTTGTTTGTATGGTGTAcaaaataatactataatataaaaataattaaaaatattttaaattaaaataaagtacagtaatAAAACTAGTTTATAAATGGGCCGAGAATAAATCaatttcacaattaaaaaaatctattgtttaaatttttgcctgtaaaaatataaaaagggttaatttaataataataaatgtcattCAATAGAATGTCTTTTCCTGCGCGCACCTGACGCGCGGTCACACTGGGGCGCGGCGCCGCCGTGCATGCGCGCGTGCGCGCTGCCACCTTTTCGCGCCAGAGGAGGGCACAGTTACCTCGCGCTTCGACTGGCGTCAGCGGTCTCTAGGCAACAGGCCAgttgtcagtcagtcagtcagattTCTCAATCGGAGCGGAGAGCGGCGGCAGCGGCTTCGGTAACGGCCCTTTCAAAAATCCGCTGCACATTTTACCGGTTCACCGTGAGCAGCATGTGAACATAGCTCGGTGTCGTGCTGAAGAACAGACCCGGACACCCGGTACCGACCGAACCGGACGCGTTAACGCGGATCCCGACTCGAACGCGAGGCGAAGGTGTTCTCTGAGGGAATTTTACGCGCCGATTTAGCTCTTAGTTTCAcatgttgttgttgaaatatttaaaaaatgctttagaTTTAATTCGTGACTTTGATTTTAAGAGACAGTTACTTTCCCACCATCAAACTGTGGGAAAAAATCCTGACTTTGAACTTCATACTTAACAACACGACGACTTTCCCTCAGAAAAATGCTGAAATTTCATAATTCTGACCTGTGGATTGCTTGGCTGGTCTTCTTTTGCGTGAATggtaagttttattattattattataatttatgtgCAGCTCCTACACTTGCTTTTTATTTGCTTTTCAGTTCTTATTTATAGCGCTAATTGTTATGGACTAGTTGCGGTGACGTCACACAATCCTATACTTAACAAGGAGTGTAAACAAGGTCTCGGGAGTAGTTCAGGATTTGAGGTGTTAGAGAAGGTTTGACAACTTTCATGTGAAGATGTGCATGTgtatgtctttgtgtgtgtttgtgtcagacaCCAAAAATCCTCACTAATGACCTGTTTTCAgtgttttacacacacatacacactgccgGGGTTTGATTCCTTGTATGTTTTTGGCATGCAAAGTACAGTGTGATCTGAACAACACAAAGCTTGTTGCTGGGAAATCGTGAGTGGGTCATGATGATCATGGAAGCAGATACATTGATGGACGGGCCAGACGGAGAGCCATAATCCAACCAGATTATGAAGAGCACTGCTCCACGTGATGCTTGTGACAGACAgatgcacgtacacacacacacacacacacacacacacacacacacacacacacacttacacactttcATTGTACCATCCTTTGTGGCATTCGGGTGATATTTGTTTGCACATGTTGGTCCACACAGGACTTGCATTTGCAGGTAACTCCAGTCTGGGATTGTATATTCATCCACTATCATCCAGATCAGCATATTGGATGCATCTGCTAACTGTAGAAAAAGTGGCTTTGTTGTTTCCTTGGGTTCTTTGGAATTTCTTAAGCTTCTGTAAACCATGTCTGAAGTCTTTTTGTCACCATATATTCAGAGTAGAGTTTCAGTCATGCAAAACATTGTCCGTGTCTGAATATGCATTCATCCCCTACTGTATAATATGCAGTAAGCAACTCCTTTTGCATGCAAGTACACGTTAGAGTAAAAGTGTGAACACATCAATTCGGCCATTTATGATATCTTTGCACAGATAAGGCTACTCAATGCCTGCTCAAAATTCAGTGTAAAGGTGCAATGctgcatgaaaacaaacagactaGGGCATTTCCACAGCAATTACAACTCTATGCTTTAATTACTTGTGTCAGAGCAGGCATGGTTTAGTCACTAAATCTGTGGAAATGCATTTATGCCACTTTCTGAGAAGCATTAAACAGTCTACCTTTAAGACACCTGAATGCCACTTCAGAAGCGCCTCTGTGCCACCTTTGCAATGTAATTTGGCATTAAAGTTTGTTTTGCGCAATCATTTTTGCACAGTCCAACTTCCCTTTAAAATCAAACCAAACTGAAttcaatttgatttaaaaaaataatagaaccTTTATGATTGTTGTCGAATAGGTTTCCCAAACATTTTGAACTTCCAGAAAattgcacacaaacacaatgagatgctattaaagtgaaatattgttttgttataataatattgcacaatagactttaagaGAGAGTGATGATAAATACAAAATTTTCACATATCATTTCTGGGCAGTGCATATTGACAgtattgattttgttttattgccCTGCTGATTATTTTCATTACCAGTTTGAGTGCTGAGCAGTGTTTAAGTATTTTAGTAACACTGAGGTCATGTtataattttacataatatttagaaaaagttttagtaattttattatgtgtttgaataatttttattcattttttattcatttttttttttttagttttttaaaaattaatttcagttgcagtttcagttatttaaatgcaTCAAGTTaattgagaaatgttgctttgacaaTTAGCGGGgaaaaatgattttatattttattttacatcaagtaatgaaaatattatttttatggtCTTATTTTTAACTACAAATGGAGATGATGCTTAGTCTTGCAAAACTGATATGCACAACTTTTTTTTGTACGATATAGTTTGGCATTGGCCTAATTCAATCTCCATGCTAGTTagtttctctctccatctctctgtaAAGCATGTTGACGCTAAGCAGATGAGATAACAGCCCTGGATGTGTACGTCTATTCAGACATGTCTCATTAATACATGCATGTTTGTGATAGCTTTTGCTGGTACATCCATGTAGGGACTCCACTGAACAAATATGCAATGCTGTCGTCTCCAGCACAGGATCGATTTACAGAGCACTTCCAGGTGTTTAGTTCTGTTCAGGAGCGGCACCCTGAGCGAGATTCACTTTAAATGTGGGTGTAAAGTGT contains the following coding sequences:
- the LOC132108343 gene encoding putative uncharacterized protein DDB_G0292636, whose product is MADEDVKKSEGKQVEGIFGFGKKDKDKEKSKDKSDSKDKDKHKEHKGKEHKDKDKKKKKDKDHKKKDGHKSSSSSDSD